The Moorena producens PAL-8-15-08-1 genomic interval ACTATATTGCCACGGCAGAACCGGTTGGTTCTAAAGCCTTGGTCCAAGAATATGACCTGAGTGTGAGTCCAGCGACGATTCGCTCTTGCATGAGTATGTTGGAAAAAGTTGGACTACTATATCAACCCCATACCTCTGCAGGTAGGGTTCCTTCTGATTCAGGTTATCGAACCTATGTTGACCAGCTGATTCAACCGTCAGAAACCTTGAGTCAGTATGTTGAAAATTTACTGGCAGACAAGTTGAACTGGGAGGAAGCTAAGTTTGAGGTATTGCTAAGGGATGCTGCTCAAATTCTGGCAACGGTCAGTGGATATATTGCTTTAATTACTTTCCCTGACAATCGCACTACTCGCCTGCGCCATCTACAGTTGATGCACCTAGAGCTAGGGCAAGTGATGTTGATTATAGTTACGGATAGTTATGAAACTCAGTCGGTATTGATGAATCTGCCCCACTCAGAGGATGATAATACCGTTGATGAGTCGATTGTGGAGCGGGAATTAAAAATATTATCTAACTTTTTGAATAGTAAGCTGCGAGGGCGAACTCTCACGGAATTGGAGACATTAGATTGGAGTGAATTAGACCGAGAATTTGTCCGCTATGCGGATTTTTTAAGCAATTTATTAACTGAGTTGACCCGTCGCACTGTAGTACCTAAGTCCAGCCCGATTATGATTCGTGGCATCTCAGAGGTGTTGCGTCAACCAGAATTTTCGGAAATAGACCAGACTCTAGACTTGCTGCATCTGTTGGAAGAGGAACAGGAGCAACTGTGGTCAGTAATCTTTAAGGTACCGGAAGAGTTGGAATTTAAGTCTCGTGTGAAAATTAGGATTGGTGCGGAGAATTCCTTGGAACCGATGCGTGGCTGTACCTTGGTGTCTGCTAACTATCAGCAAGACCAAGTCCCAGTGGGAAGTGTAGGGATTATTGGACCAACTCGCATGATTTATGAAAATGCGATCGCATTAGTGGAAGCAGCAGCAGATTATCTAACTGAAGCCTTGAGTCAACCAGCGTAAAGGGAAGTGTTACCGTAACGGCAAGACTTTGATCGGTAATGCTCCATCGAGCTCTTTGTCAAAATTATTCACATTACTATACCTCACGGGACTTGAAGAATTTCTAAGTCCCAACTCAGTTGCGTCCCTAAAACACAGAGCATTGATCACCATAGGTAGAGATGCACCCGAATCGACCCATTCCCCTTGCCACTGGGTGGGCAGGTCACAGATTTCTGTAGCTTCTTCACTGTTGAGGAGGTAGATCTTCAGGAAGGTCCGTATCTTTCCTGCTTGTCTCAGCAGAAGACTCACTATGAGCCGAGATTTTGTTGATCATCTCCTGGATTTGACTGTTTAAATCTAAATTTTGCCAAATCTGAATCCCAGCGTTAGCTCCGACAAGTATTGCGGTTACTACCGCTATCGGAGTTCTCATTTTTCTGGAAAAGTCTCTTAGACGCTTCATCTGGGCACCTCCAATTATGTATAACTTTTGTATATCATACGTATATCACATTTAACCACTAGCAGACAGGCTGACGTCGGGGATATATTTTTGAAAATAGCTTAAATCCCTATATTAACTGGGTTAGAGGAACCATATTAGAGTAATTACTGATCAGCAAGCAGCTATAATACGTATATCACTAGCCTCCAAAAAAGCTATAATACGTATATCACTAGTTAATGTGAATAAATTGTTATGTCTAGGAAACTAGTTAGCTTCAGACTATCTGAAGACCTAGCACAAGCCCTCAAAGACCGCGCTGAGGAGAAGGGCATTTCAGTGACAGAGTTAATTAACAGACTGCTGAGACAGGGTTTGGAAATCGATGACTCAGTAGAGGAGCGTTTAACAGTAGTAGAAGCCTCCGTTGAGAACCTCAGAAAACAAACCAATGTTACTGATCTCGCACTTGCCATTCAAGGAGTTGCTCAATCCCTGGGAGGTTCCCCAGTACCTAAGACTGACTTCAATGTAGAGAGGCGTCTGGATGAATTGCAAGAGTTATTCCTGGAGATGAACGAGAATCTAAACCAGGTGCTGGATCAGGAGCCAAGCAACCGTCAACCTCGGTCTTCTGTATCAAAGGGGTCTAAATCAGCGCGATTGCGTAAGCTAGTAAAAGGTAAACAGTCTTCAGTCAACCCCGAGATTCCGAAAGACTCTCAATTCAGGGACTACTAAATTTAGTTAAAAGATGCATACAGCGGTTTTGATGTGAATAGCCCCCATCCCTGATTAGGGGGTAAGCTGAGAATCAGCTGTTACTGTCACCAAGATTCACTGGGTGTGTTCATTTGAAAACTGCTATAGATGTTCAATTATGAGGGTTTTGGTAGGTTTAAGTGTCTTGATGTGTCTCCTGATCGAGCAAGAGTCGTTTTCGGAACAAACGCTAAAGTTGTTGGAAATTATTGAATCCCAGCGCATGGAGGGCTATGTTGCCAAAGCGACTGTAGATAAATTCTTTTATTACGCCAAAATCCTGAGGGGGGAAAAAGATGCTAGAGAAATTTTATCTATGGTAATGGGAATTCTAAAGGAATGCTCTGTCGATAACGCCATCTTGGAGAAAGAGCAATTTTACAACCTTATAGAGCTTACAGGTTTTGAAGTTGCTGAAGAGTTGGTTTATGCAATCGCTAATAATCTGGAAGCCTTGGTAACCTTAAATGCTCAAAAATTAAATTATATGGGCTCTATTTTTCCAGTTTTGTCAGTCAAACAAGTCTTAGACCGTCAGCCATTAGAAAACTCCTTTCTTCTTTCTGAGCCAATTGATGAGCCAAAGCTAGAACCTGAAACCTCACTGCTAAATACCTGGCAGACTGAACTTGATCAGAAACGAGTAAAATTGAACAATTGGTTGGGCAATGACTTTCGTGAGGCGGAGCAAGAAAATTGGCATCCATGGGAAGCGATTGTAGGAATAATACAACAACAATTTGCTTTTAGAAGTGCTTGTATGGACATGGATATAAAACGATCCAAGGGAGTTAAAAAAATTTCTTGGGATAATGAATGCCAAATGGCTTTAGTGGTCGATGTGGCGATAGAAAGTAATAATGAAGTAGTTATTATCCTACAGCTATATGCTATCAGCAAGCCAAACTATTTACCAGAAAATACCAAAATGATTGTACTTGATGACTCAGGTAAAACTTTTCTACAAGCAGAATCAAAACTTGGTGATCTTGGCATCCAGCTAAGGTTTAGTGCTGATTATGGAGAACAATTCAGTGTTAAAATAGACTATAATAATTACAGTTTTACAGAGTTGTTTATGGTTTAGTTTTTTTATCAAAAATTAAATGGATAAATTAGTTGTAATAAATCTAGGAGAAGGAAACATTGAAACTGGTTGCTCAGCTACTATAAAAATTGGAGATGATCGCGCTCTACCATCAATAGAAATAGTAGGTAAATTGCCCCCAGAACCAGAATTTGCAAAACTCCATAAGCGCTGGCATTTAATATATCAAGACTTAGGTTTTTATGTACGCGCTTTGAAGAAAAAACCAGATATAAACACTTCTATCATCAGTATCGATCAGTTTCGGCAATTATCCAAAGACTTGGTAAAAAGTCTAAAGTGTTGGCTTAATTCTGAAGATTTTCGTGTCATCAAAGAGGCATTTCTTAAAAATTTAAGTCCTTCTGATGAAATTCGCGTAATTATCCAAGTGGAAGATATTCAGTTACGACGAATCCCCTGGCATCTGTGGGACATTTTTGATTATTACCGCAAGGCTGAGGTGGCTTTGGGGGAATTAACCTATGATAAAGTTGATAAAGTTAAGCTCCCTATCTCGTCTATGAGTAAGGATAGGGTGAGAATTTTAGCTGTTTTGGGAAACAGTGACGGAATTAATCTTGAAAAAGACCGAGAATTACTAGAACATTTACCGAATACAGAAATTACGTTTCTGGTTGAGCCGTCACGCCTGGCATTAGATAGGGCACTATGGGACAATAAAGGCTGGGATATCCTCTTTTTTTCTGGGCATAGTTACAGCCAAGTAGATGGCAAGAGTGGCTATATTTCTATTAACCGAACAGATAGCTTAATCATTAGTGAGCTAAAAAATGCTTTAAAAGCCTCAATTGAACGGGGATTAAAGATAGCTATTTTTAACTCTTGTGATGGGCTAGGTTTAGCACAAAGTTTAGTTGACTTGCACATCCCGCAAGTTATTGTGATGCGAGAGCCAGTACCCGATCTAGTGGCTGAGGAGTTTTTAAAGGGATTTCTTAAGTCATTTTCACAGGGACAATCGTTATATATGTCAGTAAGGGAAGCAAGGGAACAATTGCAAGGATTAGAGAATGATTTTCCCTGTGCTAGTTGGTTGCCAGTTTTGTTCCAGAATCCCGCAGAATTGCCTCCCACTTGGAATGATCTTGCTCCGATTAGCTTTATCACTCAGCAGCAAGCCAACAACGAAGACCTGATTTTATATCAAAAAAGACTAGAAGCTTGGAATCAGTGGAGGGAAAGAAACACTGAGTTAGTTCCAGACCTAATCAAAATAAATTTAACTGGAGCCAATCTTAGGGGAGCTAATCTTAGTAACGTTAATCTGAGTGGAGCTAATCTCAGTCACGCTAATCTTAGTAACGTTAATCTGAGTGGAGCTAATCTCAGTCACGCTAATCTCAGTCACGCTAATCTCAGTCACGCTAATCTCAGTGAAGCCGATCTGGTTGAAGCTAATCTAACGGCAGTTCAAGCATTGAATACTAACTTTGAAGAAGCATTATTGACTGGGGCTTGTATACAAGACTGGAATATCAATCGTGCCACAAATCTTGATGAGATAATTTGTTCTTATGTTTATCTGCGAAATTCTCAACAAGAGCGCCGTCCCCATAGCGGTAACTTTGCTTCAGGAGAATTTAGTAAGTTATTTCAAAAGGCTTTAGAAACGCTTGATTTGATTTTCCTTTATGGAGTTAACTGGCAGGCATTTATTCCTTCATTCCAGAAGCTAAAAGTTGAAAGTGGGGTACAGGAGTTAGCGATTCAAGCTATTGAAAGTAAGGGGGATGGTACTATCGTGATTCGCATAAACATACCTAGGGAATTCAAGAAAGCTGAAATTGAAAAGGATTTCAAGCAGCACTATGAGTTAGCACTCAAAGCAGTCGAGGAAAAATATCGTGAGCAATTAAAGGCTAAGGATATCGAAAGAAAGATTTATCGTGAGCAAAATGATAGTCTATTAAAAATCATCGATACGCTGGCTAACAGACCTATTCATAATGCTATTGATTTCGCAGCCAAAGTAGAGAATCAACCTAGATCAGAAGAGCGTACATTCAACATAGACCAGAGATATTCCTCAAACGGTTTTGCTTACGCGGGAACAGCTAATGACAGCCAAATAGTTGGCACTCAGCACTACTACGCCCCAGCCCAAAAACAAAATTTGGCAGAGGCAGCAGCAGAGATTCAGCAACTCCTAAACCAACTTTCACAAATTAAGCCAACCACAACCGAAATTGAAAAATTAACAGTTGTAGCTAAGGTCGCTGAACAAATCAATAGTAATCCTACCCTGAAAGCAAAGGTTATTAATGCCTTGGAAGCTGGAGGAGTTGATGCCTTTAAGGAAGCTATAGACCACCCCCTTGTGAATATTTTAATGGCAACGATTGAGGGTTGGAAAGACGTATAGTGTGACCTATAATATGTTGATAAAGGTTTATAATGGATAAAATTGCTCCAGTTAGTCGTATTTAATTGGAGTTGTGAACATACTGGGTTAGGCAAGAGGCAAGAGATAACTAAGTTTATAGGTATTTTGGATAATCTAAAAAACTCTAATAATTTTTTCAATTTTATGGATAAACCTTCCCTATACCAGCAAGACTTCTATGCTTGGACTCAGCAGCAGTAAAAAAGTGGCGTAGGGTGTGTTAGGGACGGGCTCACCAAGACGCAAGCCATAGCAAGTGTTAGGTTGCTGCCCGTAACGCACCACCGCGTCAAATAGCATGCATTGAGATGCACCCTAGGAATGTCCTACTCTGAATGGGTAGTGCTGTAATAACATCTAACAAACGAGTACCCATTTACTGCAAACCAGTACCCATTAACCGCAAACCAGTACTATTTTCTCGTTAAACTGTACTGGTGTATAACAAACGGGTACCCTTTTCTCACATACTAGTACTCGTTTCTCGCAAACCAGTACTATTTTCTCGTTAAAATGCACTTATTTATCACTTAACAGTACTTATTTCTCAGTAAATAGTACTTGTTGACAATAATATAGTACTAGTGTTTTAAAAAACGGTACTGTTTTGTTCTTAACGAGTACTATTTTCTCACATGGGAATAGGGAATAGGGAATAGGCAATAGGCAAAAGGCAAGAAGCAAGAGGCAAGAGGCAAGAGGCAAGAGGCAAGAGGCAAGAGGCGTGTTAAAAAAGCAGATATAGCAATCCGTGTAGAATTGGTATATAGCACTACGCATTAAAGTTAAGACATTGATACAAGCAGCAAAAGGTGCGCACCTACGCTTTTGTAGTTAACTTTTGCCTATTGCCTATTGCCTCTTGCCCTTGCGCGTAGCCCTATAACTGATTCAACCAATTGGTCAAATCCACTTCGGTGTCTTGATGCAGTCGCTCATGGGGGAAACCCCCAAGACCGCGCTGCATCGCTTTCAAAATCTAACAACGCTTCTCCTAAATCCTCCAACTGGTCAAAAGATAATTCCTCAATTTGATTTTGTAATTGGGGATTAATTTCACCTAGGCGACGGTTAAGTAGACGCTTAATTAAATTAAGCTCATTGCGCTTTCCTTGTTCTAATCCCTGTTCTAATCCTTGACGAATAATCCGTTGATAAACTACTGACTCTTGCATCATATCCTCCCGAAAATAGGCTTGAATTAACTGATCATCAAATTTCACCCCAGCCAACAGTTGTACGCAAGCAGATAGGTTACGCTGCTGTTGTCTATCTTCAATCATATCGATTCTCGCTGCTACCTGGGATAGCAAGGTTTCTGGCACTTCAGTTTGTGCTAATACGGCCAAAGGTAGTAACCCTGGGGTGGTAAGTAACGGTTGTGGATCACATTCCCAAATCCGAATCACCCGGTAGCGGAAGGATAGGTTCCTCTCAGTAAATTGATTGACAAATACTCCGGATAATCGGGTTGGTTTGAGAAAAATTATTACCTGTTCAATATCACAGCGATACTGCCGATATAACCTGACCCAATAATCGAGCATCCGCAGGGGTAAGGGAGGTTCAGATTGGGGTAAGGTTTGAAATTCCAGATGCAAGATAGCATCAGCAACTCGCACAAAAAACAAGGCATCTGCTCGAATTGGCTCTGTGCTTAATTCGGTGTTGAGAATTTCGATATCCTCTGCTGGTTCCTGGTTAAACAACCAACGGGTAAAGGCTTGGGGATATTGTTCAACAAGATATTTGAGGGTACTGTCGTAAGTCATTACACATCTGATCTAACTAAGTCAATTCTGGTTAACTAATCGAAAAGAGGGTTAAGAGCCACAAATTCGACGACTCGAACCTATCCCAAATCATCTTCAATTCTTGATGCAGTCGCTCATGGGGAGGGGCTGTGTGCGGAACCTGCGTCCGCACCGCTGTTTGCCCCGTGGAAACCCCCAAGACCGCGCTGCATCGCTAAAGCCAGGGGAAGGTATGTCGGAAATATTGGCCACTTAACTAACTCTTGAAATTCCCAGTAAACTCCGACAATCATTAACGGTATATCGGGGTATAAAACCGATTTCAAATTATTGCTATTGTTGGGTAATATTAGTCGATTATATCACATTTAGTAGCCATTATATTACTCGAAAAGTATTTAATAAAATTATTTTTTTTTGCTAAAACTTTTATAAAATAACCAAACTGATATGTGTCTTAAATACCCTAAAACTTCCAAGAAAAAACTTTAAAAAAACCTTGATAATTACACTTATAATCATTATTATAATTAATGTAAACAAATTCAATTTTCGTCTTATGCCAGAAGAATTTACTCGGAACTTCAAGAAACAACCTACTCAGCACACTCTCAAAGGTCCTCGTCAATCAGTAATCTATAGTATGCGAATGTTTTATGCACTAGGCTATGCGGAGATTGCGGAGTGGACTCCTCTAGAAGCGACTGAAGTTCCGGGTGAAGTTATCACTACCATGACCAAGTATTGGTTGTTGCCATAACACTTTGAATTTCTAGGGGGGTTTTCCCCCCTGGCCAAGGCTCTGGTCTTGTAGCGTAGCCTTTGGCCAGTAAAATAGGATCACATCTCAATAGTTTCGGGTATTCTTCTGACATATGCAATTTAAATAGCCGTGGATAGTATTTCTACGGCTATTTTTTTTTGTTTTAGGATATATAGCAGAAGTCAGAAGTCAGAAGTCAGAAGTCAAACTCTTGCGCTTATTTAGGTTTGAGACTTTTGTCATGTGAATTTTAGTTGTGAATATATCACTTTAGGCAAAAGGCAATAGGCAATAGGCAAGAGAGAATAAACTATATAGGTATTTTGGTTAATGTAAAAAACTGTAATAACTTTTTCAAGTTTATGGATAAACCTTCCCTATACCAGCAAGACTTCTATGCTTGGACTCAGCAGCAAGCCCAAGCACTGAAGCATAAGCAATTTTATGAGCTTGATTGGCAGCATCTGGAGGAAGAAATTCAAGCTTTGGGAAGACAGGAATATCGGGAATTGGTAAGTCGCCTTTGCGTTCTGCTTGGTCATCTGCTGAAGTGGCAGTATCAACCAGAGAATCGTAGCCGCAGTTGTTTTTTGAGTATTAGAGAACAACGTCGGGCAATTAAACGACATTTACGGCAAAACCCCAGCTTAAAGTCTCGCCGGTCGGAAGCAATGATGGATGGCTATGAAGCAGGTATTGATTTAGCCTTGCGGGAAACTAATTTGCCAATACGAACGTTCCCAGAAGCTTGTCTTTATTCCTTTGATGAGGTGATTCAGGATACTTTTTTGTGTGATACTAGCCAAGATTGGGAAAATTAGTGGGACTTACCCAGTTAAACCAAAAATCAAGGGTTTCAGCTATAGGGAACAGGGAACAGGGAACAGGGAACAGGGAACAGGGAACAGAAGGTTTCAAGGAAACGGTAGAAAATTTTTCGTAGGGTGCGTTAGGGGGGGGTTCTCATTTTCCGCCTCGTAGCTAGGGCTGTGTCTTGATGCAGCGCGGTCTTGGGGGTTTCCCCCATGAGCGACTGCATCAAGACACAGCCCGCCCCGTAACGCACCACGGGGTTAAACAGCAAACGTGAGATGCACCCAAGAGGGAACAGGTAACAGAAGGTTTCAAGGGAACGGTATTGGTAAAGATGTAGTCCAAACCCTGGCGGTGCGTTACGGGACGGGCTATCCTAACACTGGCTACCGAGAAAATTAGGCCGAGCCCGTCCCTAACGCACCCTACGGCTGTGAGAGCAAAACCTAATTCGTGATATAGTCTTGTAGAGCTTTAACTCCCAGTGGTTGCGACTGTAGTGAACGAATTGCGGCTGCGGTTGCTTTAGCACTAGCAATTGTAGTCACAATCGGAATCTTATAGCCTAATGCTGTTCGGCGAATTAACCGCCCATCGGCATAGGCATCTTCTCCAGAAGGGGTATTAATAATTAGCTGAATCTTTTGATTCTTAATCCAATCCAAGACATGGGGACGTCCTTCATGGAGTTTTAACACCAACTCTACATCCAGTCCATGCTCTTGCAGCACCTTGCGAGTCCCATCGGTTGCTACTAGCTCGAAACCCAACTCGATTAAGTCTTTCGCCACTGGTACTACATTGTGCTTATCTCGGTGATTGGTGGAAACGAACACTGTGCCAGACAGGGGTAAACGCTGACCAGCTGCTAATTCTGCTTTGGCAAATGCCTTGCCAAAATCTGTGTCAATCCCCATTACTTCCCCAGTAGAACGCATTTCTGGTCCGAGGAGGGTGTCTGTACCAGGAAATTTCTCAAAGGGCAATACTGCTTCTTTGACTGCAATGTGCTTAGGAATAGCTTCTTGAGTTAACCCAAGGGATTCCAAGGTCTCACCGGACATAATCCGAGATGCTAACCCGGCCAGGGGTACCCCTGTTGCCTTGGAGACATAGGGAACTGTTCGGGATGCTCTGGGATTGGCTTCGAGAATGTAAACGGTTTCCCCTTGCACCGCAAATTGAATATTCATCAACCCCACCACCTTCAGGGCTTTTGCCAGCTGATAAGTCCAAGTGCGAATAGTTTCCAAAGCAACGGGTGTTAGAGAGGTGTGGGGTAAAGAACAAGCAGAGTCTCCGGAGTGAATCCCGGCCTGTTCGATGTGTTCCATGATGCCACCAATCACTACCCGACCAGTGTGATCTGCGATCGCATCCACATCTACCTCTACTGCATTCTCCAAAAACTTATCAATCAGAATCGGATGCTCTGGTTCCACCTGCACCGCAAACTTCATGTAGCGTTTCAAATCCTCATCGGAATAGACAATTTCCATAGCCCGTCCCCCCAACACATAAGACGGGCGCACCACCACTGGATAACTAATCCGTTTCGCCACTTCTAGTGCTTCCCCATAACTGCGAGCAATTCCATTCGGTGGCTGCTTAATATCTAACTTCCGCAAAATCTTCTCAAACCGCTCCCGATCCTCAGCTACGTCGATTGAGTCGGGAGAAGTTCCCCAAATTTGCGTTACCAGTTGTTGGTTGCCAACCTTCAAGGCTTCTTGCAACGGCACTGCTAACTTAAGCGGTGTCTGTCCCCCAAATTGAACAATAATCCCTTCCGGATTTTCTGCCTCAATAATATTGAGTACATCCTCTTTGGTCAGGGGCTCAAAATATAAGCGATCGCTTGTATCATAATCAGTGGAAACTGTCTCTGGGTTGGAGTTGACCATGATTGTCTCAAATCCCTGCTTACTCAGAGCATAAGATGCATGACAACAGCAATAGTCAAACTCAATCCCTTGACCAATCCGGTTTGGTCCCCCACCTAAAATCATCACCTTCCGCCGATCCGAAGGTATCACTTCCGACTCTTCTTCATAAGTGGAGTAATAATAAGGTGTAAATGCCTCAAACTCTGCTGCACAGGTATCTACTAGCTTATATGCTGGTACTACTCCTAGATGCTTACGGTATTCGCGCACCTCATCTTCCGAAGTCTTGGTAGCAAAAGCAATTTGGCGATCGCTAAATCCCTGACGTTTGACTGCCCATAACTGCTCTTTGTTCAAGGTCTGCAATGGGTTACGTTTGAGGAATTTTGAGGTTTCCAGCAATTCCGCCAATTTATCCAAAAACCAGGGGTCAATTCCTGTCAGTTCCTGTACTTCTTCTAGGGTCATCCCTAGCATCAAACCATGACCCACCGTGAAGATACGTTCTGGATTCGGGGTTCGTAAACCATAGCGCACTTGTTCGAGAGATGGCAGCTTCTCTTTGCGATCGCATCCCCACCCAAAGCGTCCAGTTTCCAGAGAGCGCAACGCTTTCTGAAACGATTCGAGAAACGTCCGTCCAATCGCCATCGCTTCTCCCACTGACTTCATCTGAGTAGTCAGGATTGGTTTACTACCGGGAAACTTCTCAAAGGCAAACCGGGGTACCTTAGTTACCACATAGTCAATAGTTGGTTCAAAGGAAGCAGGAGTTTGTTTAGTAATATCGTTGGGAATTTCATCGAGGGTATATCCCACGGCTAATTTAGCCGCAAACTTAGCAATCGGGAACCCTGTTGCTTTCGAGGCTAGGGCAGAACTGCGAGAAACCCGAGGATTCATCTCAATGATAATGACCTGGCCATTGATGGGATTGACAGCAAACTGAATATTGGATCCCCCGGTTTCAACCCCAATCTCCCGAATAATTTTAATCGAGTAATCCCGCAACCGTTGGTATTCCTTATCCGTCAGGGTTTGAGCGGGAGCAACAGTAATCGAGTCCCCAGTATGAATTCCCATCGGGTCAACATTTTCAATGGAGCAGATAATTACTACATTATCTGCCAAATCTCGCATGACCTCTAACTCATACTCCTTCCAGCCCAACAAAGATTTTTCCACCAGGATTTGAGACACTGGCGAAGCATCCAAACCCCCCTGAGCCATTGTTTCGTATTCTTCTTTGTTATAGGCAATGCCACCACCACTACCCCCGAGGGTAAAAGCCGGGCGAATAATCAGCGGGTAAGAGCCGATTTCTTGTGCGATCGCTTTAGCCTCCTTGAGATTATTCGCAATTCCCGAAGGACAGACCCCTACCCCAATCCTTTCCATTGCTTCCTTGAACAACTGGCGGTCTTCAGCCTTTTCTATCGCCTCTAGCTTTGCCCCAATTAGC includes:
- the hrcA gene encoding heat-inducible transcriptional repressor HrcA — translated: MSRQQLSLTSRQQHILWATIRHYIATAEPVGSKALVQEYDLSVSPATIRSCMSMLEKVGLLYQPHTSAGRVPSDSGYRTYVDQLIQPSETLSQYVENLLADKLNWEEAKFEVLLRDAAQILATVSGYIALITFPDNRTTRLRHLQLMHLELGQVMLIIVTDSYETQSVLMNLPHSEDDNTVDESIVERELKILSNFLNSKLRGRTLTELETLDWSELDREFVRYADFLSNLLTELTRRTVVPKSSPIMIRGISEVLRQPEFSEIDQTLDLLHLLEEEQEQLWSVIFKVPEELEFKSRVKIRIGAENSLEPMRGCTLVSANYQQDQVPVGSVGIIGPTRMIYENAIALVEAAADYLTEALSQPA
- a CDS encoding ribbon-helix-helix protein, CopG family; this encodes MSRKLVSFRLSEDLAQALKDRAEEKGISVTELINRLLRQGLEIDDSVEERLTVVEASVENLRKQTNVTDLALAIQGVAQSLGGSPVPKTDFNVERRLDELQELFLEMNENLNQVLDQEPSNRQPRSSVSKGSKSARLRKLVKGKQSSVNPEIPKDSQFRDY
- a CDS encoding DUF1822 family protein encodes the protein MEIIESQRMEGYVAKATVDKFFYYAKILRGEKDAREILSMVMGILKECSVDNAILEKEQFYNLIELTGFEVAEELVYAIANNLEALVTLNAQKLNYMGSIFPVLSVKQVLDRQPLENSFLLSEPIDEPKLEPETSLLNTWQTELDQKRVKLNNWLGNDFREAEQENWHPWEAIVGIIQQQFAFRSACMDMDIKRSKGVKKISWDNECQMALVVDVAIESNNEVVIILQLYAISKPNYLPENTKMIVLDDSGKTFLQAESKLGDLGIQLRFSADYGEQFSVKIDYNNYSFTELFMV
- a CDS encoding pentapeptide repeat-containing protein is translated as MDKLVVINLGEGNIETGCSATIKIGDDRALPSIEIVGKLPPEPEFAKLHKRWHLIYQDLGFYVRALKKKPDINTSIISIDQFRQLSKDLVKSLKCWLNSEDFRVIKEAFLKNLSPSDEIRVIIQVEDIQLRRIPWHLWDIFDYYRKAEVALGELTYDKVDKVKLPISSMSKDRVRILAVLGNSDGINLEKDRELLEHLPNTEITFLVEPSRLALDRALWDNKGWDILFFSGHSYSQVDGKSGYISINRTDSLIISELKNALKASIERGLKIAIFNSCDGLGLAQSLVDLHIPQVIVMREPVPDLVAEEFLKGFLKSFSQGQSLYMSVREAREQLQGLENDFPCASWLPVLFQNPAELPPTWNDLAPISFITQQQANNEDLILYQKRLEAWNQWRERNTELVPDLIKINLTGANLRGANLSNVNLSGANLSHANLSNVNLSGANLSHANLSHANLSHANLSEADLVEANLTAVQALNTNFEEALLTGACIQDWNINRATNLDEIICSYVYLRNSQQERRPHSGNFASGEFSKLFQKALETLDLIFLYGVNWQAFIPSFQKLKVESGVQELAIQAIESKGDGTIVIRINIPREFKKAEIEKDFKQHYELALKAVEEKYREQLKAKDIERKIYREQNDSLLKIIDTLANRPIHNAIDFAAKVENQPRSEERTFNIDQRYSSNGFAYAGTANDSQIVGTQHYYAPAQKQNLAEAAAEIQQLLNQLSQIKPTTTEIEKLTVVAKVAEQINSNPTLKAKVINALEAGGVDAFKEAIDHPLVNILMATIEGWKDV
- a CDS encoding DUF4351 domain-containing protein: MTYDSTLKYLVEQYPQAFTRWLFNQEPAEDIEILNTELSTEPIRADALFFVRVADAILHLEFQTLPQSEPPLPLRMLDYWVRLYRQYRCDIEQVIIFLKPTRLSGVFVNQFTERNLSFRYRVIRIWECDPQPLLTTPGLLPLAVLAQTEVPETLLSQVAARIDMIEDRQQQRNLSACVQLLAGVKFDDQLIQAYFREDMMQESVVYQRIIRQGLEQGLEQGKRNELNLIKRLLNRRLGEINPQLQNQIEELSFDQLEDLGEALLDFESDAARSWGFPP
- a CDS encoding DUF29 domain-containing protein gives rise to the protein MDKPSLYQQDFYAWTQQQAQALKHKQFYELDWQHLEEEIQALGRQEYRELVSRLCVLLGHLLKWQYQPENRSRSCFLSIREQRRAIKRHLRQNPSLKSRRSEAMMDGYEAGIDLALRETNLPIRTFPEACLYSFDEVIQDTFLCDTSQDWEN
- the carB gene encoding carbamoyl-phosphate synthase large subunit; the protein is MPRRDDIHKILLLGSGPIVIGQACEFDYSGTQACKALREEGYEVVLVNSNPASIMTDPETADRTYIEPLTPEIVEKVIEKEQPCALLPTMGGQTALNIAVDLAKNGVLEKHGVELIGAKLEAIEKAEDRQLFKEAMERIGVGVCPSGIANNLKEAKAIAQEIGSYPLIIRPAFTLGGSGGGIAYNKEEYETMAQGGLDASPVSQILVEKSLLGWKEYELEVMRDLADNVVIICSIENVDPMGIHTGDSITVAPAQTLTDKEYQRLRDYSIKIIREIGVETGGSNIQFAVNPINGQVIIIEMNPRVSRSSALASKATGFPIAKFAAKLAVGYTLDEIPNDITKQTPASFEPTIDYVVTKVPRFAFEKFPGSKPILTTQMKSVGEAMAIGRTFLESFQKALRSLETGRFGWGCDRKEKLPSLEQVRYGLRTPNPERIFTVGHGLMLGMTLEEVQELTGIDPWFLDKLAELLETSKFLKRNPLQTLNKEQLWAVKRQGFSDRQIAFATKTSEDEVREYRKHLGVVPAYKLVDTCAAEFEAFTPYYYSTYEEESEVIPSDRRKVMILGGGPNRIGQGIEFDYCCCHASYALSKQGFETIMVNSNPETVSTDYDTSDRLYFEPLTKEDVLNIIEAENPEGIIVQFGGQTPLKLAVPLQEALKVGNQQLVTQIWGTSPDSIDVAEDRERFEKILRKLDIKQPPNGIARSYGEALEVAKRISYPVVVRPSYVLGGRAMEIVYSDEDLKRYMKFAVQVEPEHPILIDKFLENAVEVDVDAIADHTGRVVIGGIMEHIEQAGIHSGDSACSLPHTSLTPVALETIRTWTYQLAKALKVVGLMNIQFAVQGETVYILEANPRASRTVPYVSKATGVPLAGLASRIMSGETLESLGLTQEAIPKHIAVKEAVLPFEKFPGTDTLLGPEMRSTGEVMGIDTDFGKAFAKAELAAGQRLPLSGTVFVSTNHRDKHNVVPVAKDLIELGFELVATDGTRKVLQEHGLDVELVLKLHEGRPHVLDWIKNQKIQLIINTPSGEDAYADGRLIRRTALGYKIPIVTTIASAKATAAAIRSLQSQPLGVKALQDYITN